One stretch of Lucilia cuprina isolate Lc7/37 chromosome 6, ASM2204524v1, whole genome shotgun sequence DNA includes these proteins:
- the LOC111690175 gene encoding inositol-pentakisphosphate 2-kinase isoform X2: MASKTTSYASSSSQSVVTPKELLLVLSILNEKQKLKHKQQTEKEMQQQQLQYQHLHYHHQHHELQEHKQQQLQESKWKGKLEESLQLMELSQIELIYRAEGNANLVLALPQFKKVLRLPKIYKQHEQKQLEQEPQYQETECNQGLSQQHQHAQEQQKQQNEMNQQEPNKISTTGQQQNKNDAVGILTMDHYVAYISIIRCLVGNEFVFEADIVAVPNPIDRHWINEHIKPYRPANRLDKEFGGHFGLLLPDATQLPAEFDILCSNLQPATETTVTKTSQCSNSISINNSRNISNNIFGSDTFAIEIKPKQGWLLPNDVNNLFDIKPKKTQTIRAAQPPSLSETTTSKAAVATTVPTAAPAKALKSSTDSGCFTTTQTEPSRTIMAATTTPPVISQQAEAMTSRCCNNSTSGTTRNDKISHSLYDRVDTRCRYCCMQFLKIKQQKIYKRNQYCPIDLFSGNTEQMLFALQSLFECPQNNLRIFRNGNIVFDDQISRTSKINELFSSDKLQLIKHLLVTCLLREYEGKVEAKFGEIKQTNKETKQEQIHTSTASVAAVKEGEADGDEYGAGICAGVVVGQPQLSVTSCKKQKLNTMPKTTVAASSTTLTETEVTKVKSTLTSAKPIFTMDTTSTSSFDYSTRCLEQINKAEVTCLPKNCVLQKILHLQSLAKINLQFMLDHEYADKKGKTYNIICKLLEKFAKNHNELTLCQLSPEEQYILGATALDCSIMITFCEIENDEYPKESLIDSPHVVSIFGKRFLTKVTLLDLDPKPDAHFNKYCSQTKQITDAMNDL; the protein is encoded by the exons atgGCCTCTAAAACAACATCATACGCTTCATCATCATCGCAATCAGTGGTTACACCGAAGGAATTGTTGTTAGTTTTgagtattttaaatgaaaaacagaaactaaaacataaacaacaaacgGAGAAGGAGatgcaacagcagcagctgCAGTATCAACACCTCCACTATCATCACCAACACCATGAGCTGCAggaacataaacaacaacagctgCAGGAAAGTAAATGGAAAGGCAAGCTGGAGGAGTCTCTGCAACTTATGGAATTGAGCCAAATTGAGTTGATATATCGTGCTGAGGGTAATGCAAATTTGGTGCTTGCATTGCcgcaatttaaaaaagttttacgtttgccaaaaatttacaaacaacACGAACAAAAGCAACTGGAACAAGAACCACAATACCAGGAGACCGAATGTAACCAAGGGCTCTCGCAACAACACCAACATGCACAGGAGCAACAAAAGCAGCAGAATGAAATGAACCAGCAGGAGCCAAACAAGATTTCAACTACCGGCCAGCAGCAAAATAAAAACGACg CTGTTGGAATCTTGACAATGGACCATTATGTGGCTTATATTAGTATCATACGTTGTCTTGTGGGAAATGAGTTTGTATTTGAAGCGGATATTGTTGCAGTGCCAAATCCCATTGACAGACACTGGATAAATGAGCACATTAAGCCTTATAGGCCag CTAATCGCTTGGATAAAGAATTTGGTGGCCATTTCGGTTTGTTACTACCAGATGCTACCCAACTGCCTGCAGAGTTCGATATTTTATGTTCCAACTTACAG CCAGCAACAGAAACAACGGTTACAAAAACATCACAATGTAGCAACAGCATCAGCATTAATAACAGTCGCAACATAAGCAACAATATATTCGGTTCAGATACTTTCGCCAttgaaataaaaccaaaacaagGTTGGCTGTTGCCAAACgatgttaacaatttatttgatataaagccaaaaaaaacacaaacaataagAGCAGCACAACCACCAAGTTTAAGtgaaacaacaacatcaaaagcGGCTGTTGCAACAACAGTACCAACAGCGGCACCAGCAAAGGCATTAAAATCATCAACAGACAGTGGATGTTTTACTACCACTCAAACTGAGCCATCACGAACAATAatggcagcaacaacaacaccaccagTAATATCACAACAAGCGGAGGCAATGACCAGTCGTTGTTGTAACAACAGTACAAGTGGCACAACAAGAAATGACAAAATATCACATTCATTATACGACAGGGTGGATACCAGGTGTCGTTATTGTTGTATGCAGTTTTTAAAG ataaaacaacaaaaaatatataaacgtaATCAATATTGTCCAATTGATTTGTTTTCTGg aaatacgGAGCAAATGTTATTCGCGCTTCAATCCCTTTTCGAGTGTCCTCAAAATAATTTGCGTATTTTTAGAAACGGCAACATTGTGTTTGATGACCAAATAAGTAGAACGTCTAAAATTAATGAACTATTTTCAAG TGACAAACTACAGCTTATAAAACATTTGCTGGTAACGTGTCTGTTGAGGGAATACGAGGGGAAAGTAGAAGCAAAATTCGGTGAAATAAAGCAAACGAACAAAGAGACCAAACAAGAGCAAATACATACAAGTACTGCATCAGTTGCTGCTGTTAAGGAAGGAGAAGCAGATGGAGATGAATATGGCGCTGGTATTTGTGCTGGCGTTGTTGTTGGTCAACCACAGTTAAGTGTAACTtcatgcaaaaaacaaaaactcaacaCAATGCCAAAAACAACAGTAGCAGCAAGTAGCACTACACTAACGGAAACGGAAGTGACTAAAGTTAAATCAACATTGACTTCAGCAAAACCCATCTTTACAATGGACACTACTTCAACGTCCTCCTTCGACTACAGCACTCGGTGTCTAGAGCAAATCAACAAAGCGGAAGTGACCTGCTTACCAAAGAATTGTGTcttgcaaaaaattttacatttacaatCGTTGGCCAAG ATTAATCTTCAATTTATGCTTGACCATGAATATGCtgataaaaaaggaaaaacatacAACATCATATGCAAACTACttgaaaaatttgctaaaaatcaCAACGAGCTGACACTTTGCCAATTATCTCCGGAGGAACAATACATTTTAGGTGCCACTGCTTTGGATTGTTCCATAATGATAACATTTTGTGAAATTGAAAATGACGAATACCCTAAAGAAAG TTTAATTGACAGTCCTCATGTTGTGTCGATATTCGGTAagagatttttaacaaaagtcaCTCTATTGGATTTGGACCCGAAACCAGATGCACACTTTAACAAATACTGTTCACAAACCAAACAAATAACCGATGCAATGAATGATCTATAA
- the LOC111690175 gene encoding inositol-pentakisphosphate 2-kinase isoform X1: MASKTTSYASSSSQSVVTPKELLLVLSILNEKQKLKHKQQTEKEMQQQQLQYQHLHYHHQHHELQEHKQQQLQESKWKGKLEESLQLMELSQIELIYRAEGNANLVLALPQFKKVLRLPKIYKQHEQKQLEQEPQYQETECNQGLSQQHQHAQEQQKQQNEMNQQEPNKISTTGQQQNKNDAVGILTMDHYVAYISIIRCLVGNEFVFEADIVAVPNPIDRHWINEHIKPYRPANRLDKEFGGHFGLLLPDATQLPAEFDILCSNLQRKKQPATETTVTKTSQCSNSISINNSRNISNNIFGSDTFAIEIKPKQGWLLPNDVNNLFDIKPKKTQTIRAAQPPSLSETTTSKAAVATTVPTAAPAKALKSSTDSGCFTTTQTEPSRTIMAATTTPPVISQQAEAMTSRCCNNSTSGTTRNDKISHSLYDRVDTRCRYCCMQFLKIKQQKIYKRNQYCPIDLFSGNTEQMLFALQSLFECPQNNLRIFRNGNIVFDDQISRTSKINELFSSDKLQLIKHLLVTCLLREYEGKVEAKFGEIKQTNKETKQEQIHTSTASVAAVKEGEADGDEYGAGICAGVVVGQPQLSVTSCKKQKLNTMPKTTVAASSTTLTETEVTKVKSTLTSAKPIFTMDTTSTSSFDYSTRCLEQINKAEVTCLPKNCVLQKILHLQSLAKINLQFMLDHEYADKKGKTYNIICKLLEKFAKNHNELTLCQLSPEEQYILGATALDCSIMITFCEIENDEYPKESLIDSPHVVSIFGKRFLTKVTLLDLDPKPDAHFNKYCSQTKQITDAMNDL, translated from the exons atgGCCTCTAAAACAACATCATACGCTTCATCATCATCGCAATCAGTGGTTACACCGAAGGAATTGTTGTTAGTTTTgagtattttaaatgaaaaacagaaactaaaacataaacaacaaacgGAGAAGGAGatgcaacagcagcagctgCAGTATCAACACCTCCACTATCATCACCAACACCATGAGCTGCAggaacataaacaacaacagctgCAGGAAAGTAAATGGAAAGGCAAGCTGGAGGAGTCTCTGCAACTTATGGAATTGAGCCAAATTGAGTTGATATATCGTGCTGAGGGTAATGCAAATTTGGTGCTTGCATTGCcgcaatttaaaaaagttttacgtttgccaaaaatttacaaacaacACGAACAAAAGCAACTGGAACAAGAACCACAATACCAGGAGACCGAATGTAACCAAGGGCTCTCGCAACAACACCAACATGCACAGGAGCAACAAAAGCAGCAGAATGAAATGAACCAGCAGGAGCCAAACAAGATTTCAACTACCGGCCAGCAGCAAAATAAAAACGACg CTGTTGGAATCTTGACAATGGACCATTATGTGGCTTATATTAGTATCATACGTTGTCTTGTGGGAAATGAGTTTGTATTTGAAGCGGATATTGTTGCAGTGCCAAATCCCATTGACAGACACTGGATAAATGAGCACATTAAGCCTTATAGGCCag CTAATCGCTTGGATAAAGAATTTGGTGGCCATTTCGGTTTGTTACTACCAGATGCTACCCAACTGCCTGCAGAGTTCGATATTTTATGTTCCAACTTACAG CGTAAAAAACAGCCAGCAACAGAAACAACGGTTACAAAAACATCACAATGTAGCAACAGCATCAGCATTAATAACAGTCGCAACATAAGCAACAATATATTCGGTTCAGATACTTTCGCCAttgaaataaaaccaaaacaagGTTGGCTGTTGCCAAACgatgttaacaatttatttgatataaagccaaaaaaaacacaaacaataagAGCAGCACAACCACCAAGTTTAAGtgaaacaacaacatcaaaagcGGCTGTTGCAACAACAGTACCAACAGCGGCACCAGCAAAGGCATTAAAATCATCAACAGACAGTGGATGTTTTACTACCACTCAAACTGAGCCATCACGAACAATAatggcagcaacaacaacaccaccagTAATATCACAACAAGCGGAGGCAATGACCAGTCGTTGTTGTAACAACAGTACAAGTGGCACAACAAGAAATGACAAAATATCACATTCATTATACGACAGGGTGGATACCAGGTGTCGTTATTGTTGTATGCAGTTTTTAAAG ataaaacaacaaaaaatatataaacgtaATCAATATTGTCCAATTGATTTGTTTTCTGg aaatacgGAGCAAATGTTATTCGCGCTTCAATCCCTTTTCGAGTGTCCTCAAAATAATTTGCGTATTTTTAGAAACGGCAACATTGTGTTTGATGACCAAATAAGTAGAACGTCTAAAATTAATGAACTATTTTCAAG TGACAAACTACAGCTTATAAAACATTTGCTGGTAACGTGTCTGTTGAGGGAATACGAGGGGAAAGTAGAAGCAAAATTCGGTGAAATAAAGCAAACGAACAAAGAGACCAAACAAGAGCAAATACATACAAGTACTGCATCAGTTGCTGCTGTTAAGGAAGGAGAAGCAGATGGAGATGAATATGGCGCTGGTATTTGTGCTGGCGTTGTTGTTGGTCAACCACAGTTAAGTGTAACTtcatgcaaaaaacaaaaactcaacaCAATGCCAAAAACAACAGTAGCAGCAAGTAGCACTACACTAACGGAAACGGAAGTGACTAAAGTTAAATCAACATTGACTTCAGCAAAACCCATCTTTACAATGGACACTACTTCAACGTCCTCCTTCGACTACAGCACTCGGTGTCTAGAGCAAATCAACAAAGCGGAAGTGACCTGCTTACCAAAGAATTGTGTcttgcaaaaaattttacatttacaatCGTTGGCCAAG ATTAATCTTCAATTTATGCTTGACCATGAATATGCtgataaaaaaggaaaaacatacAACATCATATGCAAACTACttgaaaaatttgctaaaaatcaCAACGAGCTGACACTTTGCCAATTATCTCCGGAGGAACAATACATTTTAGGTGCCACTGCTTTGGATTGTTCCATAATGATAACATTTTGTGAAATTGAAAATGACGAATACCCTAAAGAAAG TTTAATTGACAGTCCTCATGTTGTGTCGATATTCGGTAagagatttttaacaaaagtcaCTCTATTGGATTTGGACCCGAAACCAGATGCACACTTTAACAAATACTGTTCACAAACCAAACAAATAACCGATGCAATGAATGATCTATAA
- the LOC111690208 gene encoding calcium and integrin-binding family member 2 has protein sequence MGNKVVTFTEQQLDDYQDCTFFTRKEILRVHKRFRELRPDLVPRQMTEGQASSVKVPKDCIEKMPELRENPFRRRICEAFSRDGQGNLSFEDFLDAFSVFSEQAPRDIKVCYAFKIYDFDQDGFIGRADLLSCLTTMTKNELSPEEHQQIADKVMEEADVDGDGKLSFLEFEHVILRAPDFLSTFHIRI, from the exons ATGGGAAATAAAGTGGTTACATTTACTGAACAGCAACTAGATGATTATCAG gatTGTACTTTTTTTACCCGCAAAGAAATCTTACG TGTCCACAAAAGATTTCGTGAGTTACGTCCTGATTTGGTACCACGCCAAATGACCGAGGGTCAGGCATCTAGTGTCAAGGTTCCTAAAGACTGCATAGAAAAAATGCCGGAATTAAGGGAAAATCCATTTCGACGTCGTATTTGCGAAGCATTTTCTCGTGATGGCCAAGGAAATTTATCATTTGAAGACTTTCTAGATGCCTTTTCAGTTTTCAGCGAACAAGCACCAAGAGATATAAAAGTGTGCTATGCATTTAAGATCTATG ATTTCGATCAAGATGGTTTTATAGGTCGTGCTGACCTTTTATCGTGTTTAACCACTATGACCAAAAATGAATTAAGCCCTGAGGAGCATCAACAAATAGCCGATAAAGTTATGGAGGAAGCCGATGTTGATGGTGATGGCAAACTATCCTTTCTTGAATTTGAGCATGTTATTTTAAGAGCACCCGATTTTCTTTCAACATTCCATATACGAATATAA